The genomic stretch CGGGCGGGCCAGCAGCGCCAGGGCGCAGCCGCTGCATAACAGTCCGATCACAATGGCGCCGCTGTGCAGCGGCAAGCCGGCGCCCTTCAACAATACCAGGCACATCATCCAGAGCGGATGGGTAAAGGACTCGATGTTCTCTCCGGGGTTGTAAACCAGGCCCAGGCCGCGATAGAGATTCTCCACCGAGCGAAAAGTGATGTAGGCGTCCTCTGTCACCCAGACTCGGGAAGCTATGCTGTAGACCAGAAAAAGTAGACAAAGCGCGGCAAAGATGCGCTGCTCTCGCGGCTGCTGGGAAATCATCGCGGCTCCATGGTCAGCGGGCTCGCTCCGGGCGATGACGACGACTACAATATTGTAAGATGCAGGAGACCTTCGCTTGCCTCTGGCAACGGGAATCGCGGAATGCTGCAGGCGTCCAATGTGGGGCGCTTTGCCGGGGCGATGATCAAGACAAATGGAAACGTTGGTTTACTGCGCCGCTGGCGTCTGCCGCTGCGGGGGGCCTGGCGTCTGATCCGCGATAGCGGACTCAGCCTGGCAAGGCCGACCTTCTTTCTTTGCTTCTTGCTGGCCGGCGGCGTCAGCGGCTACCATCTGATCGAGGGCTGGACGCTGTTTGATTCTCTGTATATGACGGTGATTTCGGTGAGCACCGTTGGCTTTGGCGAGATACATCCGCTCTCCAATCACGGACGAATGTTTACCATGTCGCTCATTTTGGGCGGCGTACTCTTTTATGGTCTGGCTCTGGACGGGGTGCTAAAGGCCTTTGTCGGCGCTCGCTTTCGCACATTCTTTGAGGAAGTCCGCATGCAAGAAAGCATCAGCAGATTGAAGAATCACTTTATCATTTGTGGCGGAGGCCGTATGGCGGAAGCGATGGCCCGCGAGCTTGATCGCTCAGGCGTTCCTTTTGTGGTCCTCGATCCAAACCCGGATTCCGCAGTCCAGCTGCTGCGTTCGGCTGGCAAAGTTGAGTGGTTGGTCCTGCTGCTGGATGCCTTGCAGGAGGAGTCTTTGCTTGCCGCGCGCATTGAACAATGCCGCGGCCTGGCAGCTGTGCTTCCTACTGATGCCGACAATCTTTTCGTTGTGCTATCGGCAAGGCGCCTGAATCCCTCAATTCGCATTGAGACGCGCATTGCCAGAGAAAGCACGCGCCCAAAAATGCTGCAGGCCGGGGCTGACCGGGTGCTGTCGCCGTACTCCACGGCCGGATTGCATATGGCGCGCAGCCTCCTGCATCCGGAGGTAGACGAGTTTCTGGAAGTGATCTTGAAGCGGGCGCATTACGAATTCGAGATGAAAATCCATACGCTGCGCGCCGGCGATCCGCTGCTGGGCGCAACCCTGGCAAATACCGACTTTCGCGAGCGAGGCTACCTGGCCGTGGGCATTCGAACGGTTGGCGGTCGAATGATCTTTGCGCCCCACGGCGATACGGTGCTTGGTGAAAATATGGAGATTCTGCTGCTTGGCCCGGGCCAGGAAAACGAGCTCTGAGCTACAACCCAGCAATCGAAAAAATCCTTGCTTCCATTCGATTTGTATGCTTTATTTGTGTTTGAATACGGGGACGAAACGGTTTCGACTGCTGTGATCCGTAGTCAGGGGCGCATGCCGAGTTGAGGAACTCGTAAAAACCTCAACCTTTAACTGCCAACAACGAACTGGCACTGGCTGCTTAATAAGCTTCCAGCGCTCTTGATCGCCTCCCCCTCGGGGCGGTCGTAGAGCGTCAAACTTCGGGGGGCGCTGCGGAATGGCGCGAATCGCATTCCGAGTAAGCCTTTGGTTCGCAAAGCGTCGCTCGTCGCGCCGACGGGTAAGGGCGACGCTCTAAACTCCGCCGGCTAAGCATGTAGTGGTTCTGGTTGCGCACCGTAGGACGCGGGTTCGACTCCCGCCGTCTCCATAGACAGTGTTTGTCAAATGTAACCTCGTAGCCAGTAGGCGACGATGCCAAGGTACTCCTTGATTGCCACTGTCGACAGTGACATGGCCCCCGGCGCCGGCATGATTCCCTCCGGGCCTGGATCGACAACTGAGCGATAGTAGTCTGTCGGAAAGGGAATAACCGCCAGGCCCTGTTTACGAAAACAGAGCGTTGCGCGCGGCAAGTGGAAGGCCGAAGTCACCAACAGCACTCGAGTCCAGCCGCGGCTGCGCGCCAGCGCCGCCGTTTCAATGGCGTTTTCCGCCGTATTTCGAGAGCGGTCTCCGATGACGATCGCGCTCTGTGGAATGCCGCGGGCCAGCAGCCAACGCTGCAAGGCGCGGGCCTCCGGCTCGCCGCGCTGCAACATCAAACCCAGGCCGCCGCTGATTACCAGTAGCGGCGCCTTGCCCGCCCGCCACAAGAGCTCGGCGGCGAGGATGCGGTCTACGCTATCCAGAAACTCAGGTCCTTCCAGTCGCGCACTCAAAGGATCGCTCATTCCGCCCAGAACAACGATGGCGTCAGCCTGTGGCGCGTCGGCGCTGCGCATTTGCGGGTAGGCTGACTCCAGCGGCGCAATCAGCGCGCCGCTGATGCGGTTGGTGGAGAGCAAGAAAATTGCAACCAGGGCCAATCGAAAGACCAAACGAAAGCGAGAGCGTGGCAGCTTGATTGCAGCGACGATGGACAGTAACAGAAACAGAGCATAGGGGAAAAGCAAGCCGCTGAATATTTTGGAGAGGTAAAAAAACAAGTTTCACTCCTGGTCGCATGTATCATGCTGAACGACCTCGGGCTTTCGACAAATAGAATTGCTGCCTGCAGTGTGGCAGTCAGCTGTCCCCGAAAAGCGGCTCTGCAAATGATCGACACCTTATCCTCGACCAATGTGCAAGCGCAACTCTGGATTCCGCTCTCGGAGGTGGAGGAATCGGCTCAGCGTCAGATTCGCAATATCGCCTCCATGCCGTGGTGCGCGCGCCTGGCGATCATGCCGGATGTTCACTTTGGAAAGGGAGCGACCGTTGGATCGGTCATTGCCATGCGCGGCGCGGTCAGTCCGGCGGCGGTCGGCGTAGACATTGGCTGCGGCATGTGTGCATTGCCGTCCAGCTTGAAAATTTCGCAGCTGCCTGACTCGCTCAGGGCATTGCGCAACGCCATAGAAGGCGCAATACCTGTTGGTTTCGAATCTCATCCGGAAAATCGGCAGCTTCCTCGGGCTTTTCGCAGCGGCTCCCTGCAGGAGCAACTCTACGCTCACCTGCAAAAGTCGGCGGAGCTGGATCGCGGCGTAGCTTCGCTTCGCCAGCGCCTGGAGCGCCAGGCCGGAACGCTAGGCGGCGGAAACCATTTCATCGAGCTCTGCGCGGACCAGGCGGGAGGAATCTGGCTGCTGCTGCACAGCGGCAGTCGAAACATAGGCAAGAGTCTGGCAGAAATCCACATTGCAAGGGCCAGGGAGTTGATCCACAATCAGTCCCTGCCAGACCGGGACCTGGCTGTCTTTCTGGCCGGCACTCCGGAAATGGAGAGCTACCGAAGCGATCTCAACTGGGCGCAAGAGTACGCACGCTGGAACCGAACATTGATGGTTGAGTATCTGAAAGATATCCTCTGCGACCTGTTTCCGGGAATTTCCTTTGGCGAAATGATCCAGTGCCACCATAATTATCTGGCCGAAGAAATGCACTTTGGCGAAGAGCTCTTTGTTACGCGCAAGGGCGCGATCTCGGCGCAAAAAGGGCAGTTTGGCATTATCCCGGGCTCCATGGGCGCTCGTTCCTTTGTGGTGCGGGGTCTGGGCAACGCCGACTCCATGCATTCCGCTTCACACGGCGCCGGCCGAAGGATGTCCCGCGGGGAAGCAAAGCGACGTTTCAATCAAGACGACTTGCTCGCCCAGACTGCCGGCATCGAATGTCGAAAGGATGCCGGCGTCGTCGACGAGATTCCTGGGGCTTACAAGGATATCGATCAGGTAATGGAGCGTCAGCGCGATCTGGTGGAAGTCTTTGCGGAACTAAAACAGTTGTTGTGCGTAAAGGGTTAGTTGGTCGTCCACGGCTTGAGAAACGCCAGCGTCTTTTCTACGGTTCGCTGCGGCGATTCGAAGGGAAAGAAGTGCGAGGCGGCTGGCAGGGTTTCGTGGCGTGAAGCGGAATGGCCTCGGCAGAGCAGGCGCGCGGCGCGCGGCGGGCAAACGCCGGAAGCCTGGGCGCGAAGCAGCAGCATCGGTTGTAGTACTTTCCGATGACTGCGCCACTGCCCGCCCTGAAAGCTCAGAAAAGTTTGCGCTTCAAGCTCCGGCGAGAGTCGCAATTGCATCCCTCCGGCCCCATCTTCTTTGAGAGCGCAATCAAGGTAGGATTGAAAACAAGCTCTGTCCCAGGCGCGAAAGGTGGGGCTGCGCAAGTAGGCTCGCTCTACGAGCGCCCGCGAGGCGAAGCGCTCGCGTCGGCGCAGCGCTTGCCTGGCCAGCGGATGAGGGAGGTAGGGCAGCAGGTAGCTGAGCCAGGGCGAGAAAACGGTTGGGTCAAAGAGCGCCAGGGCCCGCAGGCGCCGATCTGTGCATTGTGCAGCGGCCAGAAGGGCCGCCGCGCCGCCGAGGCTGTGACCCGCCAGAAACAGCGGTTGTTCCTGGCCGGTGACTTGCTCAGCCAGGAGAAAACGCAGGGCGTGAAGCGCCTGGTCGCCAAAGTCGGCCCAGCTTTGCGGGCGCACGGCTTCCGAATCGCCGTGTCCGCTGAAATCCAGGGCCCAGGCGTCGAGGCCTTCGCTGCCAAAACGTTCCAGCAGTGGAAGGTAGGCCCCGGAGGGAAAACCCGTGGCATGCAGCAGCAGGAGACTTCCGCGTCGCTTGATCTGTCCCGCTTCAGCAGGCGCGCCAAGGTGATGAAGCGCAAGTCTGATACCCCTCCACTCCAAAAAGGTAGTATAAAAAGAAGGCATATATTGCATTTTCCGTGCGATCTGCTTTGCCTTGTTGAATCTACCAGCAGATTCTAGAATAATTCAGGGTCCAGACGGCGCCTCAAATCAGGAAATTCGCTTTTTTTATGGTCGCTGATCACTGGTAAAAAAACTAGTGTCTGCAAAAGGGGCAGATTGACCCTTTGGTGCGTCAAAAATAGGCAGAGGGACAGGCGATGCAAAGCGAACTTAGCATGCGGGGCGAGGCTCTCAACTTCATCAGCAATATCACGCGGGCGATGAGCCAGAATGATGAGCCAGAATCGGTTCTGGACCAAATTCTCTCTGCCTGCATGCAGATCACCGCTGCCGATTCCGGCAGCATAATGCTGCTTGATCAGGACAAACAGACTCTGCGTATCCGCGTAGCCCGCGGACTCAGCGTGGATACAGAGACCTTCAGTCTGGCGGTGGGGCAGGGGGTTAGCGGCTGGGCGGCCCTGCACGGCAAGTCGCGCCTGGTGCATGATGCCCAGCTGGAGCCGGACTATGTGGCGGTCAATGACGAGCTGCGCAGCGAGCTTGTGGCGCCAATGCTTGTGCGCGCCGACGTAATTGGCGTAGTCTCCGTTGATTCCAGGCGAGCGAACGCCTTCAACGTTCAGCAGGAACATATCTTGAGCATCATGGCCAATCTGGCCGCGCAGATTTTCCAGAAGCTCAGCGACAATCGATTGCTGAAGATTCGCGACCGCTTCCACCGCGTGATGATCGAAATCTCTCGCGTTGTCTCCGCCTCGCTGCGCCTTGAGGACGTGTTTCGAGAGATCATGACGATTACGGAAAAGGCCTTTCGATTGCATCGCAGCACCCTTCTGCTCTACGATCGTGAAGAGGACGTACTGAAGATCGAAGCGAGCGTGAATGCTCCGCGCGATGAAACAGCGGCGCTGCGCTATGCGCCGGGCGAGGGGATCACCGGCCAGGTGTTTTTGAACAAGAAGGCAGCCTATGTTCCCAGCGTGTTGCAGGCGCCCGATTTTCTGAACCGCATGAAGCTGGTAGGCGATAGCGAGGACATGGCCTTTTTCTGTTGTCCAATTTTCTCTGGACCGGATGTGGTCGGCGTCTTTTCAACCTTTACCCGCCAGGCGCGCGATGACGAAGCCAATTCGATGCTCGAATTTCTTGAGATCGTTGGCTCGTTCATTTCCCAGGCTATTACCATCCAGAAGCTGGTGAGAGATGAAACGCGAGTTGTAATGTTTGAAAACATTCAACTCAAGCGAGAGCTCTCCGGCAAATACCAGTTTGGCAGCCTCATTGGCCGCTCGCCGGCGATGATGAGGCTCTTTGAAAAGGTTCGCATCATTGCCGATTCGCGAGCTTCGATTCTGCTTACTGGAGAATCGGGAACCGGCAAGGAGCTAATCGCTTCCGCGATCCACTACAATAGCCCGCGACGCGACGGACCATTCGTAAAAATCAACTGTGCAGCGATCCCCGAAAATCTGCTGGAGAGCGAACTCTTTGGTCACCGTAAGGGCGCTTTTACCGGGGCTGTGGCGGACAAGAAGGGCAAATTTGAAGCGGCGGATGGCGGTTCCATTTTTCTCGACGAAATTGGCGAGCTGGATCTAAATCTGCAGAGCAAATTGTTGCGCGTACTTCAAGAGCGGGAGATCGAACCGGTCGGCGGCCGCACGCGACAGGTCGATATCCGCGTCATCGCTGCGACCAACGCCGATCTTGAAGAGAAGATTGCGCAAAAGCGCTTTCGCGCCGACCTCTACTATCGTTTGAATGTAATTCATTTGAAGATCCCGCCATTGCGCGAAAGAAAAGAGGATATTCTGGCGCTGGTGCACCATTTTATCGAAAAATTCAACAAGGAGAACGGGAAGAACATCGCCGGCATTGCCCCCGATGCCATACAATTGCTGGAAAACTATGATTGGCCGGGCAACGTCCGCCAGCTGGAAAATGTGCTGGAGCGATCCGTTGTTCTCAGTCAGCGCGATGCATTGACCGCCGAGGATTTTCAGGACAGTACTCTGCCTTTTCGGGAATTCCAGAACTATACGGCGGAAGCTGAGGTCGGCCACGCTGCGCCGCAAACAGTTGAGCTTGCCGTTGGCGGCGGCGATTGGGCCGAGCGCACTTTGCCTTCCGAGGAACGACTTCGCGAAATGGAGGGCCGCGTCTACGACATTGTCATAGCGGAAGTAGAGAAGCGACTGATCCTGATGGCGCTCAAGAAGTTCCGCTACACCAAGACACAGGCGGCGCGTTATCTGGGCATCAACCGCAACACGCTGGATAAGAAAATTCGCGAACTCAGCATCGACTACTGAACGGGCGGATCCTCAATCCAGACTGGCGTGAAAATACGGTAAAGATTGGCGTCCGTTTCAACGGCGCCATTGTTCCGGCGCAGATTGAAGATTGCCGCCAGGTAGCGACGGGCAATATCGGTTTCGCGCAGGGATCGATTGTAAAACAGCCGAATGAAATAGGCGTGCTGGAAGTTGTTTGGTTCGTGCAGGGTCATCAGCCCGGGGCTGTGCAGGCGCGCCGCCAGCTGACGCTGCAAGGACCGAAAGGTGCGAACATTGGCCAGAACGTCGTCGCTATCGGTAGCAGCGCTCAGGAACCAGGGCTGAGTCGATGCTCCCTGCGTCCACTGTCGCAGTGCGCCCTCAGCGTCGCGGCTGCGCAACATCCAGTGCCGGGCGGCGGCCGCATTGCGGTCATCGCGCTGGCCGAGAGAGAGTTGCTCCATGCGATCCAGCGTCTGCTGCAAGGCGCCTTCGGCGGCGCCAGATCGGCTCAGTGCTACCAGGAATTGATCGGGATATTCCTCCCCCCCTCGCCAGGCGGCCGGCGCGGTGCGCGCCATCGATCGCGGGTCCAGCGCCTGAAACAGGCGGTCTCCGCGTTGCGGCGGTATCGGGGCCATGGCCAGAACGTCTGGCATCCAGACATAGATCAATCCGCGTGCGGAAATAGGCGCCATAGCGCGCATGCGTCGGGAAAGATCGCTGAACACGGCGCCGGCATCCTGTCCGCGTCGCAAGCGGGAGAGGTATTCCCGCGTACTTCCGCGCAAGTATCGTCCGCCGCCATCCAATTCGCTGGCCTCTACCTTGCCGTCGTGCAGTAGGATGCGAAAGGCCTGATCTGCAGTATCCGCAAGAATTGCGTAATTTTGACTGGCAGGCAGGCGGGCCAGTAGTCCGGCAACGGCGTCCTCAAACATTGGCGGCGAGGATGCACTCTGTTCTTCCGATTGCATCCAGCGCAGCAGCGCTTCCTGGTGCAAAGCGGCGTTCGCCAGAAAAGTCCAATTAGATTGGCGGATAGCCTCCAGCTTGGCCAGCGCTGCGGCAGCCTTCAATTGCGCGGCGCCGGAAAGCAGTCCGTCGCCGTCGCGAGTTATGCGGCCAATGGCCGCGTTCCAGTGCGCGATCGAATCTGGAGAAGCATTTAGCGGAATAGCAGAAAGCAGATCCGTCAAACCGCCAGGGCCGCGCCGCTGCAACTGCAACGTCCATGAGGCCGCCCGGCTACTGAGCGGCGTGCGCCACCCCGCGCGTAGTTCGATCAACGCGGCGCGCGCTGCGCGCGTATCTCGCATATCATCCGGAATTGCGTTCGCTGCCGCTTCAAAATGCAGTTGCAGCAGTCGCGCAGCGCCCGCAAAGTCCTCCAGTTCAATCAAGTATTCTGCGGCAATCAGGGCCATCCATGCTGCTCTGCTTTCGCTGCCCGATCGCTCGGCCCGCAGCAGCATCTCGGTCGACTGTAGAGCTTGCAATTCGCCATCGTAAGGCATCGCCGCCAGCAGCAACCGAAACAGCGCCGCCCGCTCCAGTGGCGCAACGGAACGATAGGCGGATCCGCCTTCCGGGGTTGTCACATCGCTCAAATCGAGCAGGGTCGGCGTCTGGCCTTTCATGAAGGCGCGCGTTTGTTCATAGAGGCGACGTCGAAACTTGGCCAGCGCCAGGCCGCCGCGGTCGATGGCTATCGTATCGATCCTGGCGTTGAAGGCGACGTCGGAATCGAAGGCCGCGCTGGCCAGCATTTGATCGGGCTGCGGCGCCTGATCAACGGTCAGATTTGCCGGCATCGCGCCGCCAAAAAGAAAGTAGCGAACGCACTGGCTTTCAAATCGAATTAGCGCCGCACTTTCGGTCTGGCCTCGTCTTTGTAGTGCATCGCTCAGTAGCGTCGCTTCTCGCAGCAGGGCGTGAGAGTTGAGCAATGCGCCTACTTCAACGGCGCGCGAGTTCCCGCTGATTTGTGGCAGAGCGCGATCAAAACTCTGCGGAAATTGAGCGCGTTCGTCGTTACGATCGCCAAAGCGATTGCGCCGCAGGCGCGCCAGTAGCTCGAGGTTGGCCATTTCCTGACGGTCGCCGCCTGCCGCCCCTTGTTCGCTCATTCGCCGCGCCAGACCTAGATCGCCGACCTCCAGCAGAGACTCGACAAGATCGTGCAGCGCCGCCTGTCGCAGCGGACCGGTCGCACCAGCCTGATTGAGCAATCGCTGACAAATTGCCTCGCGTTCTACAGTATTTCGCGCCAGGCGCAGGTCGATGCGCGCCACGGCGCGATCGTCCTCAAAAAGCTGCAGCTCGTCGACGGCGGCTGTTTGCAGCGAAGCGGCATAACGATAGCGGTCGCCAGCCTCGATCAGGTTCCCCGCGGCCTCCAGGCGCCTGGCCTCGCTCAATGTCTGGCTGCGCTGCGCCGCAATTTGCAGCTGTTGCGCTTCGCGACGAAAGCCAGCCGCGCCGAAAATGCGCAGTCCGCTTTCCTCGTAGGGAGTTGCGCCTCGTTCTTCCAGCAGCCTGGCAACGTACCGCAAATCGGGAGTTGTCGCGCCCCTGGCGGCGACCAGCGCTGCCGCCTGGGCCTGCGGATTGCCGCCGCGAAACATAGTTTGCATTGTTTCGACGTCGTTTTGCTCTATTCTGGCAGCGGCCAGCGTACTGACGCCCTGGGCGCGCAGCGCCTCGTACAGTCTGGCAACGGCGCGAAACGAGGAACCATCGTCGCCCGTGCGCCAGGCGAACGCCAGCGAGGTGAAGCGCTCCTCGGAAAACCAGATTCGTGCATCAAAGAAGAGTCGTTCGCCGGCTCGAAATAGGATCTCGGAATCGGGCGCGGGCAGGGCCACTATGTCTGCGTCTTGCGCTGCCGCGCCTTCATAGTCCAGAGCAGCAAATGTCCTCAAATTGTAGGCGCGCAATTGCGGCGGCGCGCTGAGCTGCGGACGATCTAGATATGCGGGAAATAGATCGCTGAATCGGGTGGCGAAGAGCGGCGGCCTCCATCCCGCTTCGCGGGCCAGGTTTTCATAGGCCCCGTTGTAGAGGCGGGAATCTGGAATCAGAGTCCACTGAAGGTTGCTATTTGCGCCCAGGCAGGCCTGCAGTCCGGGTCGGAGGTCATCGGGGCCGACTTCGGGAGAAGGCGCAATGAAGTGCAGCGGCTGGCCGCCGCGCAGGCACCACAGCGCGACGCCATGGCGCGTCTGAAAATTGCGAACGATGGCTTGATCAGGCAGCAGTTGCGGCAATGGAACGCCTTGCGCCGAGATCAAAACAAGAAACGGACGCCACGCCGGTCTCATTTGGAGCATCAAATCTCGGTGCTTTCGAAAATCCGAAAGCATTCGTTCGCGCGCCGCCAACAATTCCTGCAAATTCTGTCGGGAGTAGCGCAGACGCGACTCTTCGCGATCCAGTCGAATCAATTCATTCTGGGCAAAACGCATGCGGCGGAAGGCCCGCTGCAGATCGGCATCGGCAAACTGAATGGGATTGCGCAGGAATTGCCAGTTGAGATGGAGCTCCCATTGCAGTTCCAGCGAACGCAGCGCCTCATTGCTTTTGCCTGACTCAATCAGATACTCCGCCGCCTGCTGCAACAGCGAATCAGCGCTGCGCGAGACAGAGGCGTAGAGACGAGGCGTTTCCACCAGCATCTCGATGCATCGATTGAATTGTTCCAGCGCGGCGCTGCGGCGTCCCTCGCGATCGGGCAGTCGGCTTAGCTCGGCTTCCAGTTGGGCCAGCAAGGAACGCGCTTGCCACTCCTCGGCGCGCAATCCAAACTCAAAGCTGAGTTCGATGAGTTCATTCAATTGACGTCGCGCCTCATAGTGACGGCCAGCGGCAGTCAGTATCCGCGACTGGTTGATTCTCAGGCGAATTGCGCGGGGCGAGGAGTTTTGCTCGCCGCTCAGTAGCGAGAGCGTATCGCCGTAATTTTTCAGGGCCGCCTCATATTCGGCCTGTACGGCGGCATCCTGGCCGCCGGCGCGCTGCAGGTTGCGCCCGCGATAAAAGTGCAGGCCTCCTTCAATGGTGAGGATTTCGCTCAGTTGCCGATTGACGCGGACCGCCAGGGCCGGCCCATCGCGCAGATCATCATATTCGTAGTCCGGCTGTTCCTGCTGCTGCTCGGCAATAAACTGCGCCTTGACCTGCTCGCGATAGTCATTGCGGAAGGCAGCTACCTCATCCAGACCTTCATCAATGGACCTCAGGACCGCCGTCGCCTCGGTCCTTTCTTCCTCAAAAAAGGCAAAGAGCGACTTGAATCGATTGGAAAAATTCCTTCGAAAACTATTCAGAATTGAATAGCGACGCGCGGCGCTGGCAGCATCCCCAAAAAGGCTGGCGGCGCGCGAAAAATCGCGCGAACGGTAAGAATTCACCGCCGACTGGCTGAGCGCTGCAATGGCGCCCAGGCGTCCCAGACGCAGATCAAAGTCGCGCTCCTCGAAAATCTGGCGACGTTGCCGAAGCAGGTACTCGGCGCCGGAGAGGTCGCCCTGCAAGATGCGGTTTTCCAGTTGAATGCCCAGCGCCAGCTCGTACTG from Leptospirales bacterium encodes the following:
- a CDS encoding NAD-binding protein; translation: MLQASNVGRFAGAMIKTNGNVGLLRRWRLPLRGAWRLIRDSGLSLARPTFFLCFLLAGGVSGYHLIEGWTLFDSLYMTVISVSTVGFGEIHPLSNHGRMFTMSLILGGVLFYGLALDGVLKAFVGARFRTFFEEVRMQESISRLKNHFIICGGGRMAEAMARELDRSGVPFVVLDPNPDSAVQLLRSAGKVEWLVLLLDALQEESLLAARIEQCRGLAAVLPTDADNLFVVLSARRLNPSIRIETRIARESTRPKMLQAGADRVLSPYSTAGLHMARSLLHPEVDEFLEVILKRAHYEFEMKIHTLRAGDPLLGATLANTDFRERGYLAVGIRTVGGRMIFAPHGDTVLGENMEILLLGPGQENEL
- a CDS encoding YdcF family protein — translated: MFFYLSKIFSGLLFPYALFLLLSIVAAIKLPRSRFRLVFRLALVAIFLLSTNRISGALIAPLESAYPQMRSADAPQADAIVVLGGMSDPLSARLEGPEFLDSVDRILAAELLWRAGKAPLLVISGGLGLMLQRGEPEARALQRWLLARGIPQSAIVIGDRSRNTAENAIETAALARSRGWTRVLLVTSAFHLPRATLCFRKQGLAVIPFPTDYYRSVVDPGPEGIMPAPGAMSLSTVAIKEYLGIVAYWLRGYI
- a CDS encoding RtcB family protein, whose amino-acid sequence is MIDTLSSTNVQAQLWIPLSEVEESAQRQIRNIASMPWCARLAIMPDVHFGKGATVGSVIAMRGAVSPAAVGVDIGCGMCALPSSLKISQLPDSLRALRNAIEGAIPVGFESHPENRQLPRAFRSGSLQEQLYAHLQKSAELDRGVASLRQRLERQAGTLGGGNHFIELCADQAGGIWLLLHSGSRNIGKSLAEIHIARARELIHNQSLPDRDLAVFLAGTPEMESYRSDLNWAQEYARWNRTLMVEYLKDILCDLFPGISFGEMIQCHHNYLAEEMHFGEELFVTRKGAISAQKGQFGIIPGSMGARSFVVRGLGNADSMHSASHGAGRRMSRGEAKRRFNQDDLLAQTAGIECRKDAGVVDEIPGAYKDIDQVMERQRDLVEVFAELKQLLCVKG
- a CDS encoding alpha/beta hydrolase — protein: MPSFYTTFLEWRGIRLALHHLGAPAEAGQIKRRGSLLLLHATGFPSGAYLPLLERFGSEGLDAWALDFSGHGDSEAVRPQSWADFGDQALHALRFLLAEQVTGQEQPLFLAGHSLGGAAALLAAAQCTDRRLRALALFDPTVFSPWLSYLLPYLPHPLARQALRRRERFASRALVERAYLRSPTFRAWDRACFQSYLDCALKEDGAGGMQLRLSPELEAQTFLSFQGGQWRSHRKVLQPMLLLRAQASGVCPPRAARLLCRGHSASRHETLPAASHFFPFESPQRTVEKTLAFLKPWTTN
- a CDS encoding sigma 54-interacting transcriptional regulator; translated protein: MSQNDEPESVLDQILSACMQITAADSGSIMLLDQDKQTLRIRVARGLSVDTETFSLAVGQGVSGWAALHGKSRLVHDAQLEPDYVAVNDELRSELVAPMLVRADVIGVVSVDSRRANAFNVQQEHILSIMANLAAQIFQKLSDNRLLKIRDRFHRVMIEISRVVSASLRLEDVFREIMTITEKAFRLHRSTLLLYDREEDVLKIEASVNAPRDETAALRYAPGEGITGQVFLNKKAAYVPSVLQAPDFLNRMKLVGDSEDMAFFCCPIFSGPDVVGVFSTFTRQARDDEANSMLEFLEIVGSFISQAITIQKLVRDETRVVMFENIQLKRELSGKYQFGSLIGRSPAMMRLFEKVRIIADSRASILLTGESGTGKELIASAIHYNSPRRDGPFVKINCAAIPENLLESELFGHRKGAFTGAVADKKGKFEAADGGSIFLDEIGELDLNLQSKLLRVLQEREIEPVGGRTRQVDIRVIAATNADLEEKIAQKRFRADLYYRLNVIHLKIPPLRERKEDILALVHHFIEKFNKENGKNIAGIAPDAIQLLENYDWPGNVRQLENVLERSVVLSQRDALTAEDFQDSTLPFREFQNYTAEAEVGHAAPQTVELAVGGGDWAERTLPSEERLREMEGRVYDIVIAEVEKRLILMALKKFRYTKTQAARYLGINRNTLDKKIRELSIDY